From Streptomyces sp. NBC_00683, one genomic window encodes:
- a CDS encoding LacI family DNA-binding transcriptional regulator, with the protein MAAKGRVTIREVAEQAGVSPATVSRVLSGNYPVPPATRTRVLRAAQSLDYVANAHARALVGGGRSMVAVVLRQLTSPFYAQVAEGVEAEASDHGRLCLVGSTGGDPRRETELVQLMREEGAGLVILVGGIVEDDAYRERVTRYAHALKAAGSRLVLCGRPSPDQELPAVVVEFDNEAGAHALTSHLVSAGHRRIVFLGGLPGNSALDARVAGYRAALVAHGIGAGSEDVIDCGLGRSAGYQAMAQLLNRRSDFTAVFAGDDMVAAGALRAVSDAGLRVPDDISVVGYNDIPLAQDFNPPLTTVRTPAEELGRAAVRLALRDPDALSSSVRHVLGTHIVVRDSVGAPAAHRKPRIVGGLAPA; encoded by the coding sequence ATGGCGGCGAAGGGGCGGGTCACCATCCGCGAGGTTGCGGAGCAGGCGGGGGTGTCCCCTGCGACGGTCTCCCGCGTACTGAGTGGCAACTACCCGGTGCCGCCTGCCACGCGCACACGGGTGCTCAGGGCGGCGCAGTCCCTCGATTACGTCGCCAACGCCCATGCCAGAGCCCTGGTGGGGGGTGGCCGCAGCATGGTGGCCGTCGTGCTGCGGCAGCTCACCAGCCCCTTCTACGCGCAGGTGGCCGAGGGGGTGGAGGCCGAGGCATCTGATCACGGCAGGCTGTGTCTGGTCGGGTCCACCGGTGGAGACCCGCGCCGCGAGACGGAACTCGTGCAGCTCATGCGTGAGGAGGGCGCCGGGCTCGTCATCCTGGTGGGCGGGATCGTCGAGGACGACGCCTACCGGGAGCGGGTGACCCGTTATGCCCATGCCCTGAAAGCAGCCGGGTCACGTCTCGTACTGTGCGGTCGCCCCTCCCCCGACCAGGAACTTCCCGCCGTCGTCGTCGAGTTCGACAACGAGGCGGGCGCCCACGCCCTCACCAGCCATCTCGTCTCCGCGGGCCACCGGCGCATCGTGTTCCTCGGTGGCCTGCCGGGCAACTCCGCCCTGGACGCGCGGGTCGCCGGATACCGCGCCGCTCTGGTGGCACACGGAATCGGCGCCGGGAGCGAGGACGTCATCGACTGCGGCCTGGGCCGCAGCGCCGGATACCAGGCCATGGCACAGCTGTTGAACCGGCGGAGCGACTTCACCGCAGTCTTCGCCGGGGACGACATGGTGGCCGCCGGCGCACTGCGTGCCGTCTCGGACGCAGGCCTGCGTGTCCCCGACGACATCTCCGTGGTCGGCTACAACGACATCCCGCTCGCCCAGGACTTCAACCCCCCACTCACCACGGTGCGCACTCCCGCCGAAGAGCTCGGACGCGCCGCCGTACGCCTGGCACTCCGCGACCCGGACGCGTTGTCGTCGTCGGTCCGCCATGTGCTCGGTACGCACATCGTCGTGCGGGACAGCGTCGGCGCTCCCGCGGCACACCGTAAACCCCGCATAGTTGGAGGGCTCGCCCCGGCATGA
- a CDS encoding alpha/beta hydrolase, translating into MTTEDYAIDGPHGVIPLRIYRPATCPSSALLWMHGGGFRHGSIDMQEAHGVSAELAARATALVVSVDYRLAGDGVTFPVPLDDVYAAWKWLASFADSSEIGIRALGGASAGAALALAAALRGRDDSRPADRLLLAYPFAHYPNPAIDDETAREMAALPGILRFPPKTVDAMVADYVGRITDIPALALPGAARLDGLPLTAITLSEFDDLRPSGELLQRQLASVGVPVRTHLAARMPHGHLNHVPVPAGASASLDFLAAALSPTVQGPPQKGAMEGRPRR; encoded by the coding sequence GTGACAACTGAGGACTACGCCATCGACGGGCCGCACGGCGTCATCCCGCTGCGCATCTACAGGCCGGCCACCTGTCCTTCCTCCGCTCTGCTGTGGATGCACGGCGGAGGGTTCCGCCACGGCTCGATCGATATGCAGGAAGCACATGGAGTGAGCGCGGAACTCGCCGCGCGGGCTACGGCCCTCGTCGTGTCCGTCGACTATCGGCTCGCCGGGGACGGCGTCACCTTCCCGGTACCCCTGGACGACGTGTATGCCGCCTGGAAGTGGCTCGCCTCGTTCGCCGACAGCTCGGAGATCGGCATCCGCGCGCTGGGTGGCGCCAGCGCGGGAGCGGCACTGGCGCTTGCTGCGGCGCTCCGCGGGCGTGACGACTCCCGACCCGCCGATCGCCTCCTGCTCGCTTATCCCTTCGCGCACTACCCCAACCCCGCGATCGACGACGAGACCGCTCGCGAAATGGCGGCGCTGCCCGGGATACTCCGGTTCCCCCCGAAGACGGTCGATGCGATGGTCGCCGACTACGTCGGAAGAATCACCGACATTCCCGCACTCGCGCTTCCGGGCGCGGCCCGGCTGGACGGACTGCCCCTCACCGCCATCACGCTCTCGGAGTTCGACGACCTACGTCCTTCAGGGGAGTTGCTGCAGCGGCAGCTGGCCTCCGTGGGCGTACCGGTGAGAACACACCTGGCGGCCAGGATGCCGCATGGCCATCTCAACCACGTACCCGTCCCCGCCGGTGCCTCGGCGTCCTTGGACTTTCTCGCAGCAGCGCTGTCGCCGACCGTGCAGGGACCTCCGCAGAAGGGAGCCATGGAAGGGAGACCCAGGAGGTGA
- a CDS encoding hydroxyacid dehydrogenase: MSPELRHDVFGPTGWADLTEVADVVAECEDGLALSLHPRRQEAEVLVTSWGMPRLTEDLLRKLPALRTVVHAAGSIRKLISEAVWAQGIVVVSAADANNEPVAEYVYAQTVLALKDVHRRAHRIKSGKGLPSLEEVPGIYGQPVGLVSFGSTARKVATRLRHLESEVMAWDPHVPTDTLRRLDVTPVTDLRELFTRSLVLSVHAPLIPGQTEKLVTGELLRCLPHGATLINTARGAVVDEDALADVLRERPDLYAVLDVTTREPLPPESPLYALPNVMLTGHVAGTVSAERRAMGRLVVEELRRIAAGSPPAHAVSAHASLLRA, from the coding sequence ATGAGTCCCGAGCTCAGGCACGACGTGTTCGGCCCCACCGGCTGGGCAGACCTGACCGAGGTGGCCGACGTCGTGGCCGAGTGCGAAGACGGTCTCGCCTTGAGCCTGCACCCTCGCCGGCAGGAAGCCGAGGTGCTGGTCACGTCCTGGGGCATGCCCCGGCTGACGGAAGACCTGCTCAGGAAGCTGCCCGCGCTGCGGACGGTGGTCCATGCCGCGGGCTCCATCCGCAAGCTCATCAGCGAGGCGGTCTGGGCACAGGGCATCGTCGTCGTCTCCGCCGCCGACGCGAACAATGAACCGGTGGCCGAGTACGTCTACGCCCAGACCGTGCTCGCGCTCAAGGATGTCCATCGCCGAGCCCACCGGATCAAGAGCGGGAAGGGCCTGCCGTCACTGGAGGAAGTCCCGGGCATCTACGGGCAGCCTGTCGGCCTTGTCTCCTTCGGTTCGACCGCCCGCAAGGTCGCCACGCGCCTGCGTCACCTGGAGTCCGAGGTGATGGCCTGGGACCCACACGTCCCGACGGACACGCTCCGCCGACTCGACGTCACGCCCGTCACCGACCTCCGCGAACTGTTCACCCGGTCTCTGGTGCTGAGCGTCCACGCCCCGCTGATCCCCGGGCAGACGGAGAAGCTCGTCACCGGTGAGCTCCTGCGGTGCCTGCCCCACGGGGCGACGCTCATCAACACGGCGCGCGGCGCGGTGGTCGACGAGGACGCTCTGGCCGACGTGCTGCGTGAACGCCCTGACCTGTACGCCGTGCTGGACGTCACCACACGCGAGCCCCTGCCCCCGGAGTCACCGCTCTACGCGCTGCCCAACGTCATGCTCACCGGTCATGTGGCGGGCACCGTGAGCGCGGAGCGCCGGGCCATGGGCCGGCTCGTCGTCGAGGAACTCCGCCGCATCGCCGCCGGGTCGCCTCCCGCCCACGCCGTCTCCGCCCACGCCTCACTGCTGCGCGCCTGA
- a CDS encoding carbohydrate ABC transporter permease, whose translation MSTQVRPGWMEKPKPVTQVGKVIALVVVVALVCVPFLTILSTSLASQREVVDNGGWVLWPTEPTLDAYRDILNGGIVTHALGVSIGVTAVGTALSLLCTVFLAYALARPNVYGSKPVLLLVLFTFLFPPGMIPSFLVVKELGLLDSYASLVLPVLVNVFNLVVLRGFFQGIPEEMYEAARLDGASDLRILWSIVLPLSKAALAVVGLFYAVAYWNSWFYASLYMESDHWPLQQVLRTYVVAGEGLTDTTTGEGTVSAPQTVQMAVLVIATVPILLVYPFLQKYFTKGVLTGAIKS comes from the coding sequence ATGAGCACGCAGGTACGCCCCGGGTGGATGGAGAAGCCCAAACCGGTCACGCAGGTCGGCAAGGTGATCGCCCTGGTGGTCGTGGTGGCGCTGGTGTGCGTCCCCTTCCTCACCATCCTGTCCACCTCGCTCGCCTCGCAGCGCGAAGTGGTCGACAACGGCGGCTGGGTCCTGTGGCCGACCGAACCCACACTCGACGCCTACCGCGACATCCTGAACGGCGGCATCGTCACCCACGCCCTGGGGGTGAGCATCGGCGTCACCGCGGTCGGCACCGCACTCAGCCTGCTCTGCACGGTCTTCCTGGCCTACGCGCTGGCCCGGCCCAACGTGTACGGCAGCAAGCCCGTACTGCTGCTGGTGCTCTTCACGTTCCTCTTCCCGCCAGGCATGATCCCCAGCTTCCTGGTCGTGAAGGAACTCGGACTGCTGGACTCCTACGCTTCGTTGGTCCTGCCGGTGCTGGTCAACGTGTTCAACCTCGTGGTGCTCCGCGGGTTCTTCCAGGGCATCCCCGAGGAGATGTACGAGGCCGCCCGGCTCGACGGAGCCAGTGATCTGCGCATCCTGTGGTCCATCGTGCTGCCGCTGTCCAAGGCGGCACTCGCGGTCGTCGGCCTCTTCTACGCCGTGGCGTACTGGAATTCCTGGTTCTACGCCTCGCTGTACATGGAGAGCGACCACTGGCCGCTGCAGCAGGTCCTGCGCACCTATGTCGTGGCCGGCGAAGGCCTCACCGACACGACGACGGGTGAGGGCACGGTCAGCGCACCGCAGACGGTGCAGATGGCGGTCCTGGTGATCGCCACGGTCCCGATCCTGCTCGTCTACCCGTTCCTTCAGAAGTACTTCACCAAGGGCGTGCTCACCGGCGCCATCAAGAGCTGA
- a CDS encoding ABC transporter permease: protein MFGSFAYFLVFHYGALAGNIIAFKDYVPFDGIWGSAWVGGDNFQRMLQDDAFWHSVINTIVIAVLQLVFYFPVPLALALLLHSLTWGTVRRFVQSIAYLPHFVSWVIVVALFQQVLGDTGMVNGYLQDAGIHTVDIVGNPDAFKPLVVAQVIWKDAGWGTIIFLAALSQVDEQQYEAAAIDGAGPWRRFWHVTLPAIRPVVVLLLIMRLGDILSVGFEQMLLQRDAVGPEAAEIIDTFVYYQGIVGGDYGYAAAAGLFKGLIGAALVYAANKVAHRLGEQGVYR, encoded by the coding sequence ATGTTCGGCAGCTTCGCCTACTTCCTCGTCTTCCACTACGGCGCCCTCGCCGGCAACATCATCGCCTTCAAGGACTACGTCCCCTTCGACGGCATCTGGGGCAGCGCCTGGGTCGGCGGCGACAACTTCCAGCGCATGCTGCAGGACGACGCCTTCTGGCACTCCGTGATCAACACGATCGTGATCGCGGTCCTGCAACTCGTCTTCTACTTCCCCGTGCCGCTCGCCCTGGCCCTGCTGCTGCACAGCCTCACCTGGGGCACGGTCCGCCGCTTCGTCCAGTCGATCGCCTACCTGCCGCACTTCGTGTCGTGGGTGATCGTCGTCGCCCTCTTCCAGCAAGTCCTGGGCGACACCGGCATGGTGAACGGCTACCTGCAGGACGCCGGAATCCACACGGTCGACATCGTCGGCAACCCCGACGCCTTCAAACCCCTCGTGGTCGCCCAGGTCATCTGGAAGGACGCCGGCTGGGGCACCATCATCTTCCTGGCGGCCCTGTCCCAGGTCGACGAGCAGCAGTACGAAGCCGCTGCCATCGACGGGGCAGGCCCCTGGCGCCGCTTCTGGCACGTCACGCTGCCCGCCATCCGGCCGGTCGTGGTGCTCCTGCTCATCATGCGGCTGGGCGACATCCTGTCCGTCGGCTTCGAGCAGATGCTGCTCCAACGCGACGCTGTCGGCCCCGAAGCCGCCGAGATCATCGACACCTTCGTCTACTACCAGGGCATCGTCGGCGGCGACTACGGCTACGCCGCGGCAGCCGGACTGTTCAAGGGCCTCATCGGGGCCGCACTCGTCTACGCGGCCAACAAGGTGGCGCACCGCCTCGGCGAGCAGGGGGTCTACAGATGA
- a CDS encoding DUF2264 domain-containing protein, producing MTPPYQPIAPQSPPLPNRPLSPFTGYTRAHWEAQADTLLAGLLPYATPHLAQYRLPGRTGYAGAWSDGLEGYARSFLLAAFRIAGAQGQDLPGRTFISDLITRYATGLAAGTDPHHPEHWPQITDRSQPMVEAASIAIALHETRPWLWDHLPDAVRQRVAAWLEGFVGARPNDSNWRLFQVITEEFLASIGASYRQSEIDAGLARLDDWYRGDGWYTDGDGRKFDYYNALALHLYPALWSRIAGDRADVTLVATHRSRMRTFLKTHQHFFGTDGAPVHQGRSLTYRFATAAPLFAGALVDASPLPPGRTRRLASGALKHFADRGVPGGDGLLSLGWYRPFLPVTQAYSGPASPYWAGKAFLGLLLPPEHAVWTAPEEAAPVDIADQYLALPAPGWLLHSTAGDGIVRLINHGSDRLPPAPAPVHHSPHYSRFAYSSATAPETPPDDSPYAPDNHIALLGPADSSTVRGRIHPLHTHDRCAASWHAPSTAEGEASARIVSTSVVHGPWEMRIHQVEAPTGFAIREGGWALASDDVLPAGETGPGWAAVRRADGLSTALVGVLGWDENGRLPFGEVAHAQGRNAVGQFSAAPSLTLTHHHGGTRLLVTLVVLTADPKLRDDLADLCALAQASAAPDGTTEVRFPDGTITHVRRSTAATEAACTRQ from the coding sequence ATGACTCCGCCGTATCAGCCGATCGCCCCGCAGTCACCACCGCTTCCGAACCGGCCCCTGTCCCCGTTCACGGGATACACCCGGGCGCACTGGGAAGCTCAAGCGGACACACTGCTGGCCGGTCTACTGCCTTACGCCACCCCCCACCTGGCCCAGTACCGGCTTCCGGGCCGCACCGGTTACGCAGGCGCGTGGTCGGACGGCTTGGAGGGATACGCCCGCTCGTTCCTCCTGGCGGCATTCCGTATCGCCGGCGCGCAGGGCCAGGACCTCCCTGGCCGCACGTTCATCAGCGACCTCATCACCCGATACGCGACCGGCCTCGCCGCGGGCACCGACCCTCATCACCCGGAGCACTGGCCGCAGATCACCGACCGCTCGCAGCCCATGGTGGAGGCCGCGTCCATCGCGATCGCCCTGCACGAGACACGCCCCTGGCTGTGGGACCACCTGCCCGACGCCGTGCGACAGCGGGTCGCCGCATGGCTGGAGGGCTTCGTCGGGGCCCGGCCCAACGACTCCAACTGGCGCCTCTTCCAAGTCATCACCGAGGAGTTCCTCGCCTCCATCGGCGCCTCCTACCGGCAGAGCGAGATCGACGCCGGCCTCGCCCGCCTGGACGACTGGTACCGGGGGGACGGCTGGTACACCGACGGCGACGGCCGCAAGTTCGACTACTACAACGCCCTGGCACTGCACCTCTACCCCGCGCTGTGGTCGCGCATCGCGGGCGACCGCGCGGACGTCACACTGGTGGCCACCCACCGCTCCAGAATGCGGACGTTCCTCAAGACCCACCAGCACTTCTTTGGTACGGACGGTGCCCCCGTCCACCAAGGGCGCTCCCTCACCTACCGGTTCGCCACTGCGGCTCCGCTGTTCGCCGGCGCACTGGTGGACGCCTCTCCCCTGCCTCCCGGCCGAACCCGCCGCCTGGCCTCCGGAGCTCTCAAGCACTTCGCCGACCGAGGAGTACCCGGCGGCGACGGGCTGTTGAGCCTGGGCTGGTACCGGCCGTTCCTGCCCGTCACCCAGGCCTACTCCGGGCCTGCCTCCCCCTATTGGGCGGGCAAGGCGTTCCTGGGGCTGCTGCTGCCACCCGAACACGCGGTGTGGACCGCGCCCGAGGAAGCGGCCCCCGTCGACATCGCCGACCAATATCTGGCCCTCCCCGCTCCGGGCTGGCTGCTCCACTCCACGGCCGGCGACGGCATCGTCCGCCTGATCAACCACGGCAGCGACCGGCTGCCCCCGGCGCCGGCTCCGGTCCACCACAGCCCGCACTACAGCCGGTTCGCGTACTCCAGCGCTACGGCACCGGAAACACCACCGGACGACAGCCCGTACGCGCCGGACAACCACATCGCGCTGCTGGGGCCGGCCGACTCCTCGACCGTAAGGGGGCGTATCCACCCCCTCCACACCCACGACCGGTGCGCTGCGTCCTGGCATGCGCCGTCCACGGCCGAGGGCGAAGCCTCCGCACGCATCGTCTCGACCAGCGTCGTGCACGGGCCGTGGGAAATGCGTATTCACCAGGTCGAGGCACCCACAGGGTTCGCCATACGTGAAGGCGGTTGGGCCCTTGCCTCCGACGACGTTCTCCCCGCCGGAGAGACCGGCCCGGGCTGGGCTGCGGTCCGGCGCGCCGACGGCCTGAGCACCGCGCTGGTCGGAGTGCTCGGCTGGGACGAAAACGGCCGCCTACCCTTCGGTGAGGTGGCCCATGCACAGGGCCGGAACGCGGTCGGCCAGTTTTCGGCCGCCCCCTCGTTGACCCTGACACATCACCACGGCGGCACGCGGCTGCTGGTCACCCTCGTCGTACTCACCGCAGATCCGAAACTGCGCGACGACCTGGCCGACCTGTGCGCCCTTGCCCAGGCCTCCGCCGCGCCCGACGGCACGACAGAGGTCAGGTTTCCCGACGGCACGATCACTCATGTCCGAAGGTCGACAGCAGCCACGGAGGCAGCGTGCACCAGGCAGTAG
- a CDS encoding peptidase C39 family protein: protein MTRPTSRRTVLTAALAAGAGAVSAAGSAAAAPARTSPTPAVTSLVDNRFWNTYTDWRFGSSEGTRAVAGRRPGLVISAPAGTTDYADPHTGRTTTWEYATWTSPVHRSTVPATEVIASWNARTPAGTWIQIELRGRYSDGTDTPWYVMGRWASGDADIRRTSVDDQTDGRSTVWTDTFSVDDAASGLRLVSYRLRLTLHRTPGSRLTPTVHRVGAMASDVPDRFTVPAAAPGLVRELAVPRYSQNVHVGQYPEYDNGGEAWCSPTSSQMIIEYWGRKPTEDDLSWVKPGLADPQVCHAARYTFDYQYDGCGNWPFNAAYASTYKDMNAVVTRLGSLKDLEKLVGAGVPVITSQSFLKTELTGAGYGTSGHLMTVIGFTADGDVIANDPASPDNGAVRRVYLRREWENIWLRTKRYDANGAVRSGTGGVCYVYWPTDPTSSQQRVLRSLGLI from the coding sequence ATGACCAGACCGACTTCACGCAGGACCGTGCTGACCGCCGCGCTCGCGGCCGGGGCAGGTGCGGTGTCCGCCGCAGGTTCCGCGGCAGCCGCTCCCGCCCGCACCTCTCCCACCCCGGCGGTCACCTCGCTCGTCGACAACCGATTCTGGAACACCTACACCGACTGGCGCTTCGGTTCCTCCGAAGGCACACGCGCGGTCGCCGGCCGCCGGCCGGGTCTGGTGATCTCGGCCCCCGCCGGGACCACCGACTACGCCGACCCGCACACCGGCAGGACCACCACCTGGGAGTACGCGACCTGGACCTCACCCGTCCACCGCTCCACGGTGCCGGCCACCGAGGTCATCGCTTCCTGGAACGCCCGCACTCCGGCCGGTACTTGGATCCAGATCGAGCTGCGCGGCCGCTACTCCGACGGGACCGACACCCCCTGGTACGTGATGGGCCGTTGGGCCTCGGGCGACGCCGACATCCGGCGGACCTCCGTCGACGACCAGACCGACGGCAGGAGCACGGTCTGGACCGACACCTTCTCGGTGGACGACGCCGCGAGCGGGCTGCGGCTGGTCTCGTACCGGCTCCGGCTCACCCTCCACCGGACCCCGGGCAGCCGCCTCACGCCCACGGTCCACCGCGTCGGCGCGATGGCCTCGGACGTCCCGGACCGCTTCACCGTCCCGGCTGCCGCGCCGGGGCTCGTCCGCGAGCTGGCGGTGCCCCGCTACTCGCAGAACGTCCACGTGGGGCAGTACCCCGAGTACGACAACGGTGGCGAGGCCTGGTGCAGCCCCACCTCCTCGCAGATGATCATCGAGTACTGGGGACGCAAGCCCACCGAGGACGACCTGTCCTGGGTCAAGCCGGGCCTCGCCGACCCCCAGGTCTGCCACGCGGCCCGCTACACCTTCGACTACCAGTACGACGGCTGCGGCAACTGGCCCTTCAACGCCGCCTACGCGTCCACCTACAAGGACATGAACGCGGTCGTCACACGGCTCGGGTCGCTGAAGGACCTGGAGAAGCTGGTCGGTGCGGGCGTTCCGGTCATAACGTCCCAGTCGTTCCTCAAGACGGAGCTGACCGGGGCGGGCTACGGCACCTCCGGCCATCTGATGACCGTCATCGGCTTCACGGCCGACGGCGATGTGATCGCCAACGACCCCGCCTCGCCGGACAACGGGGCCGTTCGGCGCGTCTACCTCCGGCGCGAGTGGGAAAATATCTGGCTGCGGACGAAGCGCTACGACGCGAACGGCGCGGTCAGGAGCGGTACGGGCGGCGTCTGCTACGTCTACTGGCCGACGGACCCGACATCGAGTCAGCAGCGGGTTCTGAGGTCGCTGGGCCTGATCTGA
- a CDS encoding extracellular solute-binding protein translates to MPRMSRRTVLRTMAATGAAAAVPSLLTACSSSSSGGDVSNAGKKLAAWPEYKAAPGAKPDLAPTESGVQAGYTSYPADLATAVKRTPGDGSTIRVMSVTFGTPPKPAAENQYWRAVEKALGVKIEFTVIPQADYQKKMATVMAGEAESLPDIINMFSGYVLPREAQFVQKRAQDLTPYLSGAAIHDYPNLAGIPTPAWHDMGRIGGHLYGIPLERPVTGSTLWLNQDMFTDAGMKDAWGSEDFASVAKKATQGKSYALGAAKGSLFCNAIHSAAHGAPQGWAIDKDGTFLPNYTDERFTAAVAFQSQLRKNGSYHPDATSMSSPDLTTLFLNGTVGSMQNGFGAYTSLYPDSKGLLTPAPAVPYSVDGAPGGAVAARRSFGYTILKKAKKERIEMLLRVLDFLAAPFGSKEWELLQYGVEGVHFTRAKDGSPQRNALGEVENITNLPFRYLAEGPQVLFVAGRPEAVRALHAWQEKVVPVTIRNVSFGLVSRTDVAQGATLRALMDDTVTAVVAGRSSMADLDAAVKKWRSQGGDRMAEEFAKEHAANS, encoded by the coding sequence ATGCCCAGAATGTCCCGGCGCACCGTGCTGCGCACCATGGCAGCCACGGGCGCTGCCGCCGCCGTGCCGTCCCTCCTCACCGCCTGCTCCAGTTCCTCGAGCGGCGGCGACGTGTCCAACGCGGGCAAGAAGCTCGCCGCCTGGCCCGAATACAAGGCGGCACCGGGTGCGAAGCCCGATCTCGCCCCGACGGAGTCCGGGGTCCAGGCCGGATACACCAGCTACCCCGCGGACCTCGCCACCGCGGTCAAGCGCACACCGGGCGACGGAAGCACCATCCGGGTCATGTCCGTCACCTTCGGCACACCTCCGAAGCCGGCGGCGGAGAACCAGTACTGGCGTGCCGTCGAGAAGGCGCTCGGGGTGAAGATCGAGTTCACGGTCATCCCGCAGGCCGACTACCAGAAGAAGATGGCCACGGTCATGGCCGGCGAGGCCGAGTCGCTGCCGGACATCATCAACATGTTCTCCGGCTATGTGCTGCCCCGCGAGGCGCAGTTCGTCCAGAAGCGGGCCCAGGACCTCACCCCCTACCTGTCCGGGGCGGCGATCCACGACTACCCCAACCTGGCCGGCATCCCCACGCCCGCCTGGCACGACATGGGCCGCATCGGCGGTCATCTCTACGGCATCCCCCTGGAGCGCCCGGTGACGGGCTCAACCCTCTGGCTCAACCAGGACATGTTCACGGACGCCGGTATGAAGGACGCCTGGGGATCGGAGGACTTCGCCTCCGTCGCGAAGAAGGCCACCCAAGGCAAGTCCTACGCCCTGGGCGCCGCCAAGGGATCGCTGTTCTGCAACGCGATTCACTCCGCCGCGCACGGAGCCCCGCAGGGCTGGGCCATCGACAAGGACGGCACGTTCCTCCCGAACTACACCGATGAGCGGTTCACGGCCGCTGTCGCGTTCCAGTCCCAGCTGCGCAAGAACGGCTCCTACCATCCCGACGCCACATCGATGTCCTCCCCGGACCTCACCACGCTGTTCCTCAACGGCACGGTCGGGTCCATGCAGAACGGCTTCGGTGCCTACACGAGCCTGTACCCGGACTCGAAGGGGCTGCTCACCCCCGCCCCGGCCGTGCCCTACAGCGTGGACGGCGCCCCGGGAGGTGCCGTCGCCGCCCGCCGTTCCTTCGGCTACACCATCCTGAAGAAGGCGAAGAAGGAGCGCATAGAGATGCTGCTCCGGGTCCTCGACTTCTTGGCGGCGCCGTTCGGCTCGAAGGAGTGGGAGCTGCTGCAGTACGGCGTGGAAGGTGTGCACTTCACCCGTGCCAAGGACGGATCGCCCCAGCGCAACGCGCTCGGGGAGGTGGAGAACATCACGAACCTGCCCTTCCGGTATCTGGCGGAGGGACCACAGGTGCTGTTCGTGGCCGGGCGGCCGGAAGCGGTCCGCGCTCTGCATGCCTGGCAGGAGAAGGTCGTACCCGTCACCATCCGTAACGTGTCCTTCGGGCTGGTCTCCCGCACCGACGTCGCCCAGGGAGCGACCTTGAGGGCCCTGATGGATGACACCGTCACCGCGGTGGTCGCCGGACGGTCCTCGATGGCCGATCTGGATGCGGCGGTCAAGAAGTGGCGCAGCCAGGGCGGCGACAGAATGGCGGAGGAATTCGCGAAGGAGCATGCCGCCAACAGCTGA
- a CDS encoding SGNH/GDSL hydrolase family protein: MVVQLPESAGVLFQGDSITAAGRDPGDDDDLGHGYVRLVADALAVSHPSARVRNRGVSGDRAADLLRRWDLDTLSLRPAVLSVLVGVNDTWRRYDRGETTSPQAYEDTYRELLRQAASQGTRLVLIEPFLIPVHPEQWAWREDLDDRIHVVRRLAKEFDTSLLAADGLLHQAARESGDPHVTTGDGVHLTAEGHAVLARAWLRLVR, translated from the coding sequence ATGGTCGTCCAGCTGCCGGAATCGGCCGGTGTCCTCTTCCAAGGCGACAGCATCACCGCCGCCGGTCGCGATCCCGGCGATGACGACGACCTGGGACACGGTTACGTCAGGCTGGTAGCCGACGCACTCGCCGTCTCACATCCCTCTGCCCGGGTCCGCAACCGGGGGGTCAGCGGCGACCGTGCCGCAGACCTTCTCCGGCGCTGGGACCTGGACACCCTCTCGCTGCGCCCGGCCGTGCTGTCGGTGCTCGTCGGTGTCAACGACACCTGGCGACGCTACGACAGAGGGGAGACCACATCCCCCCAAGCCTACGAGGACACCTACCGCGAACTCCTGCGGCAAGCGGCCTCCCAGGGGACACGGCTCGTGCTGATCGAGCCGTTCCTCATCCCCGTCCACCCCGAACAGTGGGCGTGGCGCGAAGACCTCGACGACCGGATCCACGTCGTACGGCGGCTGGCGAAGGAGTTCGACACGTCGCTGCTCGCCGCCGACGGGCTCCTCCACCAGGCGGCACGGGAGTCCGGTGACCCTCACGTCACCACGGGTGACGGTGTCCATCTGACTGCCGAGGGCCATGCGGTGCTGGCCCGCGCGTGGCTACGGCTGGTGCGGTGA